The sequence GCCCGGCCACCCGGGCGTGTTCATCACGATGAACGTCATGGCTCTGATCGTCGGCGTGCTTGTCGTCATCCCGATTGGGGGAGCGGACATGCCGGTCATCATCTGCCTTCTGAACTCCTATTCAGGGTTGGCGGCTGCAACGACCGGGTTTGTGATTTCGAACCACGGCCTGATTATTAGCGGTGCCCTGGTGGGCGCATCGGGGATTATCCTGACCCAGATCATGTGCCGGGCGATGAACCGGTCATTCACCAATGTCTTGTTCGGCGGGTTCGGTGCGGTGAGTGAGGTAGCCCTAGCCGGTGGCACGGTAGGGCCCAGCGGAAAGTCCGCCCAAGAGATCTCCGCAGAGGATGTTTCCATCCTGCTTGCCTATGCCCGTTCGGTCATCATTGCGCCGGGCTATGGAATGGCCGTTGCCCAGGCTCAGCACCAGGTGCGGGAATTGGACGAGCTACTGGAAAAGCGAGGCGTAGAGGTCAAATACGCCATTCACCCCGTGGCCGGGCGCATGCCGGGTCATATGAACGTGCTGTTGGCAGAGGCGAACGTGCCGTACCCGAAGCTTCTTGATATGGAGCAGATCAACAGCGAGTTTGAAAGGACGGACGTGGTCTTAGTCGTCGGTGCGAATGATGTGGTGAACCCGGCTGCCCGGAACAACCCGAACAGCCCCATCTACGGCATGCCAATCCTGGACGTCGACAATGCCCGACACATCATTTTCCTCAAGCGCAGCATGAATCCGGGCTTTGCCGGAATCGACAACGAGCTCTTTTACAACGAGAAGACTTTCATGCTCTTTGGGGATGCCCGAGACTCTCTAACCAAGCTGGTGAATGAGGTGAAAACCGCTTGATTCGACTCCTCCTCTTTGCTGTTTCGAATCCCTGCCTGAAACACGCCTTCCCCTCTGAAATGCCAAGCAATCAACGTGGCGGAGGAAAAAACCCAGGAAGGTTCGCTCAAGTTCCGCTTGCTCTGCCAGAACCAGCGGGGAGACCTGGTCTTGGAAGGCTGGGCGCACCTCTCTTCTATCGCAGAAGGGACGGCGGAAAAGATCGGATGGAGGGTCGAAGGGATCCAGGTGCGGGTGGCGCAGGCTGTTTCGGAGCAGGCCAGCGTATCAGATAGGGGAAGGGTGAGGAAAAAAGCCGTTTAAAATAGTAGCGCCCCAAGTGACCCATCGGTTTCCCAGCTCCCGGTGGCCTTCATCCCCCTCCCGTTCCGAATCCGGTTCTGCTCGCCTTTCGGCTCACAACCCCTTCCCCGGCCCAGGACAGGTTTACGACCTTCGGGTTCCGCTACTTCCTTTGGACCCCTTGGGGCAAACGTACTCTACCTCTCTCCCATTCGCTTGTCAAGAAATTTTATTGTGGGCATCATTCGGCCGACGCCTTGTGAATCTCCAGGATCTTCATATCGAAGTAGAGGGTCCTGCCAGCCAGGGGATGGTTGAAGTCCAGCACAACCGTTTGGTCCCTGATCTCTGCCACCCGGGCCTGAAAAGTCCGGCCGCTGGCATCGCGGCCCTCGAGCTGTGCATCGACTCTGAGCGCGTCTTCTGGAACCTGCTCCTTCTTTACTTCAACAAAGGCCTCTTCGTTGACCCGGCCATAGCCTTCCTCCGGTTTGATCGTAACCTGTTTACTATCACCCATCTTCATTCCTCTAGCGCCTTCTCCAATCCGGGGATAATTTGTTGAGATCCGTGAACATAGGTCAACGGATCAGAACCAACATTCGTATCTATCAC is a genomic window of Candidatus Methylomirabilota bacterium containing:
- a CDS encoding NAD(P)(+) transhydrogenase (Re/Si-specific) subunit beta; the protein is MTGFIELAYLVAASLFIIGLKRLATPATARQGNLLSAVGMLIAIVATLFDQQILSFQWIVVGSVIGAALGLWMARTVKMTAMPQMVGILNGLGGGASQLVAAAVWHRLMQPGATLPLDTAVSIYASTFIGGVTLSGSIVAAGKLQEIIPGRPVLFRFQHLLNLILLLAGASMGAYLLISPGHPGVFITMNVMALIVGVLVVIPIGGADMPVIICLLNSYSGLAAATTGFVISNHGLIISGALVGASGIILTQIMCRAMNRSFTNVLFGGFGAVSEVALAGGTVGPSGKSAQEISAEDVSILLAYARSVIIAPGYGMAVAQAQHQVRELDELLEKRGVEVKYAIHPVAGRMPGHMNVLLAEANVPYPKLLDMEQINSEFERTDVVLVVGANDVVNPAARNNPNSPIYGMPILDVDNARHIIFLKRSMNPGFAGIDNELFYNEKTFMLFGDARDSLTKLVNEVKTA